One Acetobacterium sp. KB-1 DNA segment encodes these proteins:
- a CDS encoding ABC transporter permease, whose product MGRNKGLKLLEYALTIWIIITLNFLLPRFLPGDPFLLLSSDSPDNEEIIMTQEQQDYYKSYYGLDKSLGEQYVTYLGQLLHGDLGFSIYYKVPVSELITGRLGWTIFIVISAMVISTAIGVLLGSISAWYRDHWLDKALYFQLILISEIPVFLIGLMILIVFSAWLRLFPLSGAMSHFKEYSSWWEQLADILSHAFLPILVLAISQLGGMYLLVRNSMTTVLSKDYLITARAKGLTEKRVLFHHALRNALLPVITRIFLSLGGLVGGAILVENVFAYPGLGRLMRECIRVQDYQVVQGIFLVVTLLVLLANFIADQVYKQLDPRVKDAGKLREG is encoded by the coding sequence ATGGGTCGAAACAAAGGACTGAAACTCCTTGAATATGCTTTGACAATCTGGATTATTATCACCCTTAATTTTCTTTTACCCCGGTTTCTTCCAGGCGATCCATTTCTGTTGCTCTCATCAGATAGCCCGGATAATGAGGAAATCATCATGACTCAGGAGCAGCAGGATTATTATAAGAGCTATTATGGACTGGACAAGAGCCTGGGTGAGCAATACGTTACTTATCTCGGACAATTGCTTCACGGTGATCTGGGATTTAGTATCTATTACAAGGTGCCAGTCAGTGAGCTGATTACGGGAAGATTGGGATGGACCATTTTTATCGTTATTTCGGCAATGGTGATCAGCACAGCAATCGGGGTGTTACTGGGGAGTATTTCAGCCTGGTATCGTGATCATTGGCTGGATAAAGCGCTTTATTTTCAGTTGATTCTGATTTCGGAGATTCCCGTTTTTCTGATTGGGCTGATGATACTAATTGTGTTTTCAGCCTGGCTGCGGCTGTTCCCTTTGTCTGGTGCGATGAGCCATTTTAAAGAATACAGCAGCTGGTGGGAACAGCTGGCAGATATTCTTAGCCACGCGTTCCTGCCAATACTGGTATTAGCAATTTCACAGTTGGGTGGGATGTATCTGCTTGTCAGAAACAGTATGACTACGGTTTTATCAAAAGATTATCTGATAACAGCCCGGGCAAAGGGGCTAACCGAGAAACGAGTTCTATTTCATCATGCCCTCAGAAATGCGTTACTACCAGTGATTACCCGAATATTTTTAAGTTTAGGTGGTTTGGTTGGTGGCGCCATTCTGGTAGAAAACGTCTTTGCCTATCCGGGTTTGGGACGGTTAATGCGAGAATGCATCCGGGTTCAGGATTACCAGGTAGTACAGGGGATTTTTCTGGTCGTAACCCTGCTGGTTTTATTGGCGAATTTTATCGCCGATCAGGTCTATAAACAGTTAGATCCCCGGGTTAAGGATGCCGGAAAGCTGCGGGAGGGGTGA
- a CDS encoding ABC transporter permease — translation MMPKILETFNKGWKVIKDFSIQGKISLFILILVIFMAVFATCLSPYPYNFTSGDALMPPRNGHIMGTDDLGIDLWAQICYGARVSLIVGFGTALLAAIGGGLIGIFSGYVGGVPDKIIMRMIDILIVIPDFPLMVLLAALLGPSLFNVVIVLALFAWVTPARIVRSQVLMLKEQTYIKAAETYGAGTWYLIQRHFLPAVFPILTVNIIRLTGRAIISEAGLSFLGLGDPTSKSWGLIIHYATSFKGIYYTNFWKWWLVYPWLILTMVVMSLAFLSREMENLLDPRIKIKV, via the coding sequence ATGATGCCAAAAATATTAGAAACGTTTAACAAAGGCTGGAAAGTCATTAAAGATTTTTCCATTCAGGGGAAAATTAGTTTGTTCATTCTGATTCTCGTGATTTTTATGGCGGTGTTTGCCACTTGTTTGTCGCCCTATCCCTATAATTTCACCTCGGGAGATGCATTGATGCCACCCAGGAATGGACATATCATGGGAACCGATGATCTGGGCATTGATCTTTGGGCACAAATTTGTTATGGTGCCCGGGTAAGTCTGATTGTCGGCTTCGGGACAGCTTTGCTGGCGGCTATCGGGGGCGGCTTGATCGGGATTTTTTCAGGTTATGTGGGCGGTGTGCCGGACAAGATCATCATGCGGATGATTGATATTCTGATTGTAATTCCGGATTTCCCGTTAATGGTTTTATTGGCGGCGCTGCTGGGGCCGAGCCTTTTCAATGTGGTGATTGTATTGGCCTTGTTTGCCTGGGTAACGCCAGCCAGAATTGTGCGATCCCAGGTGCTGATGTTAAAAGAACAGACCTATATCAAAGCCGCTGAAACCTATGGGGCAGGAACCTGGTATCTGATTCAACGCCACTTTCTGCCAGCAGTTTTCCCGATTCTGACAGTCAACATTATCCGGCTGACCGGAAGAGCGATTATCTCAGAAGCTGGTTTGTCTTTTTTGGGGTTGGGAGATCCCACTTCAAAAAGCTGGGGACTGATCATTCACTATGCCACCAGCTTTAAGGGGATTTATTATACCAATTTCTGGAAATGGTGGCTGGTGTATCCCTGGCTGATTCTGACCATGGTGGTTATGTCTCTGGCTTTTTTAAGCCGGGAAATGGAAAATCTTCTGGATCCGCGGATTAAAATAAAGGTGTAA
- a CDS encoding ABC transporter ATP-binding protein has product MEPSVRAVDDLNIRLNKNETLGIIGESGCGKSSMALGIMGLLSQAEVCGEVIYKGEQLDGMSENNLRQYRWKEMALVFQNSLEILNPVLTIGEQVGEPIKTHCQKSRTEIDQRVRELLEKVGLDPKWRQAYPHQLSGGMRQRVLLAMALSCDPELLIVDEPTTALDVVSKNEILRLLQKLQKEQGFTMIIISHDLGVIKKLTTRVLAMYCGRIIEKGLTSEMIKNPLHCYTRGLLNSSPNLYKYKDLWGIEGEAGSGVGTTGCAFYPRCCQHEESCQKDKPKLEYVALEHMVACHKGGIEIFLTASQIRKTHRLKNSEVLAVDNVNMEIKSGEIVALVGESGSGKSTLAQVLAGIWKADSGEAYFQKKKLEGHWATAMMGGMQIVFQDPFSATSYRLKVLDVVKEPLDIMKWGLREERDEAVKKALEAVQLPVSDEFLERNCQALSGGQRQRLAIARALITKPKLLIADEVTSMLDPSTQASLLRELKGLQNRHGFAMLYITHDLHLARKVADKVYVMYQGQIVEHGVSGDVFRNPEHVYTKQLLKESFSDLI; this is encoded by the coding sequence ATGGAACCATCGGTAAGAGCCGTTGACGACTTGAATATCCGACTGAATAAAAATGAAACGCTGGGAATTATCGGGGAATCGGGCTGTGGAAAAAGCTCTATGGCACTAGGGATAATGGGTTTACTGAGTCAGGCTGAGGTTTGCGGTGAAGTCATTTATAAAGGCGAGCAACTAGATGGGATGTCAGAAAATAATTTGCGACAGTATCGCTGGAAAGAGATGGCCCTGGTTTTTCAGAACTCACTGGAGATATTAAATCCGGTACTAACCATCGGGGAGCAGGTCGGCGAACCGATTAAAACCCATTGTCAGAAAAGCAGGACAGAGATTGATCAGCGGGTGAGAGAATTGCTTGAAAAAGTAGGTTTGGATCCGAAATGGCGACAGGCCTATCCTCATCAGTTATCCGGAGGGATGCGTCAACGGGTGTTGCTGGCCATGGCCTTATCGTGTGATCCGGAGCTGTTAATCGTTGATGAACCAACAACGGCGCTGGACGTGGTCAGCAAGAATGAAATACTGAGATTATTGCAAAAATTGCAGAAGGAACAGGGTTTTACGATGATCATTATTTCTCATGATCTGGGCGTGATTAAAAAGCTGACTACTCGTGTTTTAGCGATGTATTGTGGCCGCATCATTGAAAAAGGCTTGACCAGCGAGATGATTAAAAATCCCTTGCATTGTTATACCCGGGGGCTTTTGAATTCATCCCCCAATCTCTATAAATATAAAGATTTATGGGGAATTGAAGGTGAAGCCGGATCGGGAGTGGGAACAACGGGCTGTGCTTTTTACCCCCGCTGTTGCCAGCATGAAGAGTCCTGTCAGAAGGATAAGCCGAAATTGGAGTATGTGGCTTTGGAGCATATGGTGGCCTGTCACAAAGGCGGGATTGAGATCTTTCTCACGGCCAGTCAGATTCGTAAAACCCATCGGCTGAAAAACAGCGAAGTTCTGGCGGTTGACAATGTGAATATGGAAATTAAAAGCGGCGAAATCGTCGCATTGGTGGGAGAATCCGGATCAGGTAAATCCACATTGGCACAGGTTCTGGCGGGGATCTGGAAGGCCGATAGTGGCGAAGCTTATTTTCAGAAGAAGAAGCTGGAAGGCCATTGGGCAACAGCGATGATGGGTGGGATGCAAATTGTTTTTCAGGACCCCTTCTCAGCTACCAGTTATCGGCTGAAGGTCCTGGATGTAGTTAAAGAACCGCTGGATATTATGAAATGGGGATTAAGGGAAGAACGGGACGAGGCGGTAAAAAAAGCACTTGAGGCCGTTCAATTGCCCGTTTCAGATGAATTTTTAGAGCGGAACTGTCAGGCACTGAGTGGCGGACAACGGCAGCGTTTGGCCATTGCCAGAGCCTTAATAACAAAACCAAAGCTGCTGATTGCCGATGAGGTGACTTCAATGCTGGATCCATCCACCCAGGCCAGTTTACTGCGGGAACTTAAAGGTCTGCAGAATCGTCATGGTTTTGCGATGCTCTATATCACCCATGATCTTCATCTGGCCAGAAAGGTGGCTGATAAGGTCTATGTGATGTATCAGGGCCAAATTGTGGAACATGGAGTATCCGGTGATGTTTTTCGGAATCCGGAGCATGTTTATACTAAACAACTGCTCAAAGAATCATTCAGCGACCTGATATAA
- a CDS encoding methyltransferase domain-containing protein → MEEILKLREATYWEAVWDKAKLYGKKPGSDGLAHSVELWEKRAEKFKNNVKGGRGKKRTGDVINWFENQGLSLEGMTILDIGAGPGAFSCAFAEKKARVTALEPTLGMSSTIRERIETEAITGLEVVQMPWEEVDVKKMGWQENFDMVFISMCPGVHNAELFKKAMSCAKKYVYYSGWAGRRDSEAFSELWKELYGEEIPIWRSDIIYNLNWLYAQGYSLAFEVQQDVHPEESSVEDAVEELMSRLSFLGKDTTGLIEKVAAFVSERAEAGVFKTNAVSRRGKILVKL, encoded by the coding sequence ATGGAAGAAATTTTAAAACTAAGAGAAGCAACTTATTGGGAAGCGGTTTGGGACAAGGCTAAGCTGTATGGCAAAAAACCGGGCAGTGATGGGCTTGCTCATAGTGTTGAGCTGTGGGAAAAACGGGCTGAAAAGTTTAAAAACAATGTGAAAGGCGGGCGGGGTAAAAAAAGAACCGGCGATGTGATCAACTGGTTTGAAAATCAGGGGCTATCCCTTGAAGGCATGACGATTCTGGATATTGGTGCCGGGCCGGGGGCTTTTTCCTGTGCGTTTGCAGAAAAGAAGGCTCGGGTAACCGCGCTGGAACCAACCCTGGGGATGTCGTCAACCATCCGAGAACGCATTGAAACAGAAGCAATCACAGGGTTGGAAGTTGTTCAAATGCCCTGGGAAGAAGTGGATGTAAAAAAGATGGGCTGGCAGGAGAATTTTGACATGGTATTTATTTCCATGTGCCCTGGGGTTCATAATGCCGAGCTGTTTAAAAAAGCGATGAGCTGTGCAAAAAAGTATGTTTATTATAGCGGTTGGGCGGGACGACGGGACAGCGAAGCCTTCAGTGAACTCTGGAAAGAACTTTATGGCGAAGAAATACCAATATGGCGCAGCGATATTATTTATAATCTGAACTGGCTTTATGCCCAGGGGTACAGTCTGGCTTTTGAAGTGCAACAGGATGTGCATCCGGAAGAATCCTCGGTTGAGGATGCTGTGGAAGAGCTGATGTCGCGATTGAGCTTTTTGGGTAAGGATACCACCGGATTGATAGAAAAGGTAGCGGCTTTTGTTAGTGAACGGGCTGAAGCGGGGGTTTTTAAGACAAATGCAGTCTCCCGTCGGGGGAAAATTTTAGTGAAGCTTTAG
- a CDS encoding DUF5320 domain-containing protein, protein MPGRDRTGPDGQGSKSGKGLGRCSGINAKRRGKGCGCGCRRSSKSKSTHEPENLDEPGQATDQQRKEIEGN, encoded by the coding sequence ATGCCAGGTAGAGATCGGACCGGACCGGATGGTCAGGGATCAAAAAGTGGAAAAGGATTGGGACGTTGCTCGGGAATTAACGCCAAACGCCGTGGAAAAGGTTGTGGCTGCGGTTGTCGCAGAAGTTCGAAAAGCAAATCGACGCATGAACCTGAGAATCTTGATGAACCAGGTCAAGCAACTGATCAGCAACGTAAAGAAATCGAAGGAAATTAA